Below is a window of Candidatus Dependentiae bacterium DNA.
AAGGATGGCTGAAAGATAATAGGTATAAAATGATGGATAGTTTCATTAATTTGTTCAATGTGATTCCTTGCAAGGTGTAAGACGCTATGCCTCTAAATATAGTTGCTCTTCGAACTATAGTATTTCGTATTGCGATAGATTTCTTCAGATTCAAATTTTCTGATGAGAACGAAACCGTTAGTTATTAACGTTTTTTGAATTTCGTGGTTACTACCCGCATTTTCTACGACGATAACGTCTACGTCAAACATATTAAAATCTATGGTTTTAAGTACTTCTGCCATTTGTTCGCTTTTTGCTATGCATAATAAATCAAGGTGGTTGAGTTCGAGCGCTTCCATAACTTGTGCAAAAGTAAAACAGGGCATATCGGTAAAATCGATTTTACCCTTAAGGTTATAAGCCCTTTCAAGAGCGATTTTTAATTCTACTGGTTCAAACGATGCCAGCGGGCCACTTAAAGCTGCTATATTTTGTTCATTATGCCCCGCTGTAATTCTTAAGAAGGGCAAAGATCCACTTTGGGGAGCGATTGCGGCGTTTATACAAACCGCTAACCTGCAAGTGCGGAGTTTTTCATACGACGAGGGCGTGCTTTCGATGCACGCGCCAACCCACCCTAACTCTTTCTCCAAATAATAGGTTCTATTATTTGTGATCCCATCGGTAGCCCCAACATCGAAAAATACGCCTGTTCTTTTATCGCCAAAAAGTTTCTGGATAAAGGTGTCGGCGCTATCTTGGGATTTCCCATGAGAGGTGGCAGGGGCCACGCAGATTGATACTATAAGAAAGCTTTTTAAGAGGCTACTCATCACTATCCCTTTTTGTTAGCACTGTCCTTTTTACTTTATTATGTGCAACATAGTGCAGAAATGGGTTGATGTATATTGAAATAAATAGTTTACCGTTTTGATTATTTCAATTATGCTATAAGGTAATAAACGCTCTTTTTATCTAGCGATTATTTTGATGGATAAATAATTTCTTTTTTTGATGGTGAGGTATAAAAAATGGTAAAGATAAATCAAATTCATTTGATTGCTTTTCTCGGTCTGGCGGTTCATATTATTCCCGCTTATAGCATGGAAGATAAAGAAACTCCAAAAAAGGGATTCGGCGCAGTTATTAAGCAACTCGAAAAAAAAGGGCAGCGACGCTTGAGTGAAAGCAGTGGCATTCATGGCCATTTTAATCCGGTGCATGGCCAACAGCACACAACTAAATTAGGTTTTATGAAAGCGATCAAGGATGGGAATGTGCAAGAAGTAAAGCGCATTGCTGAAAAACATTCAAGCTACGTTGAGTCGCCTCAAATTGGTCAATATGCGATTGATGTATATGCTAATCAATCTAAGAACCAGGCGCATAAAGAAATTGTCGGCGCAATTGTTATTAATTGCGAAAAAAATGAAGTTCTGCAGCGCCTGAAGCCTCAAACCCAAAGCGTTAATGATATGCTTCAGATTGGTATGCTAGGAAATGAAGGCAATTTGGTTGCAGTTACACAATACTGGGCAAAAAAAGAAAAAAAGAAGAAAAAAGAAAAACGACTTAGTTTGTTTAGCAAAAAAGATATTTCGAGCTCCGATTCAAGCTCAGAATCAGGCGAATAATTAACTATAACTCGCTTTGCTGATTATGAAAAATAATGCATTATATTATCGCTTAATAATTCATTTTTTGCTGAGAAACCATGAGAAACATTATTATTCTATGCACGTTGCTTTCTTCGTCTTCGTTATTTGCCATGGACTTTGGTAGAAAAATTATGGAGAAATTTAGACGCTCTGAATCTGTAACTGCTAAAAAAACAAAATCTATCAATACAAAGAGAATTGAAGAGTGGGTTTCGGATCATATAAAAAATGATCGGCGCGATTTGGCAGCGCTTATAATGACCACGGCGAACAATAAGACTTCTTGGCAAGAACTTTTTCATGAAACTATTGAAAAGCAAGAACTCGTCCCATTAGAAAAATTATTAAAAACTTATAAGGTTGATGTTAATAAGCCGGATATCAATGGAATTGCACCAATATTTAAAGCTCTTGAGAAAATAGCGCTTTCTAAAAAAACGCAGAGTGAAAAAGAGATCGAAATTGCTATGGCTATAATTTCGAGTCTTATCAAAACACAAGAAATTGATTTCTCGGTAAAGTGCGAAGGTAAAACACCCTTGGAGTTTGCTGCTTTTCATAATTTAGATGAAGCGATAGACCACATGAAAGAAGCTCAAGGAGCTGAGCAATTGATGGTAGTTACTGAAGAAGTAAAAAAAGAAAATGGTAAAACGATTCAGCGCAATTCAACATCTTTCCAAAGATTTCGCAGCTTTTCTCTCTCTGCTTTAAAAAAGAATGAAAAGAAAAAATAATCTCTTCCGGTATTCCATTTCTAGGGGCTAAATTTCTATACTATTCCCATCAATGATTTTTATCTGCGAGGGGAAGATGGATGGGAAAAATATGCGGTGGGATGCTGATTGTTTCTTTGGTGCTTATTTCGCGGTGCACTTTGGGAATGGAACAAAATGAGAAAAGTTCAAGCTCAATAAAAAAACTTTTCCAATTTCTTTCATTAACGCCAAAAAAAGAGAAAAAACAACACAATGCTGAACCTTCGCATAGTACTAGTTCAAGCGTTCAAAATACACCAAAGATAACGCCGCGGTTCTCTGAAAAACCAACTGAACCAATCATTCCTATTGTAAAAAGCGAAAGTGATCCAATTCATTCGCCCTCCAGACCCCGATTAGTTCAATTTTTTTCTCATGGCCCGAATGGAATGAGAAATAATTTTCACTATCCACTCATTTTTGAGTTATTCGAAAAAGGAAAAGCGAATTTAGCAGAGCAGCAAATGATTCAAAATAAAATTACTCCTGAGGCAATATTTGAAGAAGCTCTGCGCAAGGTAAATCCGAAGGTGGCCGGATGCGTAATACACTGCAAGCAAGCAGATTTAGAAAAGATGCTCATAGGTTTAATTGACGAGCTTAAACCTTATTACAAAAAACAGTGGGTAAAAACACAACAAGTGCAAAAATTATCTGATAAGGGCGACCATCAGAAAGAAATTGACCAACTTGCTGCTGAAATTAGTGATCTCAAAATGGAGCAAAAGCCGCTGCGCAATTTAATTAGAAGTATATTGGATCGATTGGAGACAGATGAAACGCTTCAAGTTGATAAAGCTATAGATTTCGCAAAAGAAAATAAAATGGATGATATTGTGCAAGCAATAAATCTGGTTGTCCATACCGGTAGAAAAATGAAAGAAATATCGAATGCTAATATTGAGCGGTTGGAGAGCGATTCTGACTATCGCAAACTCTGGGGATTAGCTACGGGTGTAGAAATGTCGCATGGGAACCTTAAGATGAGTGATGATAGTTTCGAGTCTTCAAGACTTTCAAAAAGTGACACATCAGATTCTCTTGATTCGCGGCTACCGAAAAAAACTAAGAAAATGAGAAATGGGCAGGCCAGTTAAGTTTTTTTAATTCACTGGGATGAGCAAAAGCTTTAATTTAATAATCTTATTTTGTAATAGTTACAAATAATACTATAAGTGGGGGTTTATGAATAAGAGAATTTCGATTTATTCGCTTTCGTTTTTGTTTTGTTGTGTTTCTGTATTGGCTATGGAGAAAAGTCCAACACTTCGGTTCACTAAAACAAAGCAGGATATTTCCAAAAAAAGTTTGATACTCGAAGATGAATCGCGAATTTTTGATTTCATTAAAAAAAAGAATCCTGACGAAGTGAAGAATTGCTTGGCAAACCTTTCAAAAGTTTCACTTTCTTCTGATTGTTTAATTGAAAGCGAAACTGGAAATACTCCTTTGATTAAAGCAGTAAAAGTTTGGGAAAAAGCAATTATAAACAAAGATGAATCAAAGGGGGTGCTCAGAGCGATTATTACTCATTCGCCGCTTCCTGATCCGACTATAAAAAATAAAAAGAATCGGACTGCGATCGATTGCGCAAAGAATCAAAAATTAAAAGAAGCGCTTAAGGCAATTGCGCATGGAAAAAAAGAGATCGAAATGGGTCAGCAGCAAATTACTGCACTTCTTGCTGAGGCCGCTCTAAATAATCCCTCAGAGGGCGAAGAGCTATTAGAAAAAGATATGAAGCCTCAACCAGATAGTTGGGATGCATCTTCCAAGAAAGAAGATTCTCAAAAATAATCTCGGTGGTTTCACTAGATACATTCCAATTAGTATCCCCCATTGATTACACTAAAAGTAAATGGAAAAAATGGGGGATGGGAAATGGTTGTCAGTAAAAAATTTAGTGCCTTTGCAGTATTAGCACTTTTATGTTTTCACGCTTGTTGTATGGAAACGCCATCGATCAAGCCTAAGAAGTGGTATGAGCACATTGATTTTTTGGTAGGCCTATTCGGCCAACAAAATATTCAGGGAAGGCAACGGCAAATGCATAGAGATAGTTCGGAAAAAAATGTTCCTGACATCGATCAAATGGAACATATAGCATTATTTGCCGCAATTTCTAAAAATGATGTAGAGGCGGTTAGAAGTATATATAGCAAAAATAATGTCGTAGATATTAATTATCGAGAATCTAAAAAAAATCAAACTTTGCTCATAGCTGCGCTTAAGAATTTTAAAAAGCAAAAAGAAAATAGGGAAGATTTGAGCGAAGTAAAAAAAGCGCAAGATATTATTGGAATTATGTGTGATCCAACACATTCAATTTCTATGGACATGGAACTGCTGCGAAAGGCTCAAGAGATCGCAACAAAGTATTCAGAAAAATATGGTATTCCTGAATTAAAGCGTGCGTTAGAGCTTATAGTTGTTAATAAAAAAGCTGCCCTCATTATGGAAAATAACGGCAAAAAAATGAATAATCCTGAAGAATTGAAAAATTTTCAAAAACTTAGTGGAGTCAGAGAAGATTCATTTTTTCTTGCATCAAAACAACAAAAAAATAAAGTTAAAAATGAGAGTGAGCAATCAGGAAAATGATCTTAAGCCACGCGTGCGGGTGTTTAACAATCAGATTCGCTTTCTTGCGATTTGCTATGCCTATTTACTAAACTAACACTCAAAAAGCTACTCCAAAACGGGGGAGAGGGGAAATGAGTTTAGTTCGATCAAGAATTATTAGCATACTTGCGGTTGGCCTAGCTGTTGCGTGCGCCACAATTTTTATTTGGCAGCGGCAACAATGCACAGGCCCTTATTCATTATGTGATTCCGCAAAAAAAGAAAATCTTGTTCCTGTTGCAATTATTGGTGGCGGCCCTGCGGGGCTGAGCGCCTCGGTTTATACAGCACGAGCGCAATTTAGAACTGTCGTTTTTGGCGGCATGGAGCCAGGCGGCGAATTGACCGGTGTTAAACTTATCGAAAATTGGCCTGGCAGAGAGGGCTCTACCGGTGCGCAGTTAATCGACGATCTAACAAAGCAAGCAAAACACTTTGGCGCAATGTTGGTAAACCAGGCAATTACGAAAGTTGATTTTTCCCAATGGCCTTTCGTTCTAACGCTAGATGATGGAACTATTATTCATGCATTAGCGGTAATTATTGCTTCGGGCGGCATTGCGCGGCGTCTTGATATTCCTGGCGTAGAAAAATACTGGGGAAAAGGAGTCGGCAGCTGCACCATATGTGAAGCACCATTTTACAAAGATAAAGATGTCGCGGTGGTCGGCGGTGGTGATACAAGTGGTGAGCGAGCACTGCAGTTGGCTGCGTACGCAAAAAATGTTTATTTAATTGTTCGTGAGTCTCGGCTTCAAGCATGCGCCACGGTGCAAGATTATTTAAAAAAAGCAAAGAACATTCATATCTATGTTAATACCAAGCTCGAGCAAATTAGTGGCGACGATGATGCGGTAACTTCAATGGTTATTCGCGAAGGGAAGAATGAAACGCAGCAGATTCCTATTAACGGTCTCTATTTTGCAATTGGTTATATTCCAAACTCTGCATTGTTTAAAACTAAACTGGCCGTAGATAATCAAGGATTTATTAAAGTAGAGCCTCAAACGCAAAAAACTACCATGCCAGGAATTTTTGCCGCAGGAAATGTTGCAGCATCAGATAAGGAATATGGAAAAGCTAGCGTTGCAAGTGGTAGTGGTGTTAAAGCCGGGATGGACACTATTTCGTTCCTGGAAAAAATCGGCTTTACGCAGGAACAGGCGGAAAAAACTGCGCCTCGTTTTTACCAACCGCCAACTATGAACGATGAAAATACGCCTAATAAAAAAAGTGTTCTTTCCGATTATTACGCAATAGAATCGGGCCAGAATTAGGGGATTGTATCTTAAATTGAACAGGGCGTGCAGTCGTCGACTTGTCCGCCATGGTTCGATACTATTTCTCATTTCATTCGAAATCACTCACCACGAGCGGCCTAAGAAAGCCATTTTTTGTCCCCGCTCGTCCCGAGTGTTTTGCGTATCTATTTAATAGTGAGCAAAATGTATCGAGGGATGCGGTGCAGGACTACGACGATTTCAATTTCTAATAAATCGGAAACTGCGCGCACATTTTTTTAACCTCTTTTTTTATTGCATTCATATGTTGCATTGATTCGTGATGTTCCAGTGCGTCATGAATGAGTTGCGCAACTTGATGCATATCATCTTCTTTCATGCCGCGAGTTGTGAGCGCTGGGGTTCCAATACGGATGCCACTTGTTAATAAAGCAGGTTGCGGATCGAATGGAATACAATTTCGATTAAGAACAATGTGCACCTGATCTAAAATTTGTTCCGCTTGTTTTCCATTCAGGTTCTTACTTCTTAAATCAAGAACCATTAAATGATTATCGGTTCCGCCCGAAACGATTCGATAACCGAGTTCACTAAACGCTTTTGAAAGTGCTTGTGCATTTTTAATAATCTGCTGCTGATAAAGAGCAAAATCTGGAGCGAGCGCAAGCTTAAAAGCCACCGCCTTTGCAGCAATAACATGCATTAAAGGCCCGCCTTGCATGCCCGGCATGGTCGCTTTATCTACTTGCGTAGCATATTGTTTTTTGCACATTATCAACCCGCCGCGAGGGCCGCGCAATGTTTTGTGTGTGGTGCTTGTGACAAAATCTGCGCTCTCAATAGGGCTTGGGTGCAGCTTTGCTGCAATGAGCCCAGCAATGTGCGCAATATCGGCCATGAAAAGTGCATTTACTTCTTTTGCTATTTGCGCAAATTGTTCAAAATCAATGGTGCGCGAATAGGCAGATGCGCCTGCGATAATTAGTTTGGGTTTATGCTCGTGAGCTAACGCGCGAATTTGTTGAAAATCTAGTTGTTCTGTTTCTTTATTTACCGTGTACGAAACACTTTTAAAAATTTTGCCAGAAAAATTAACATGATGGCCGTGCGTTAAATGGCCGCCCTCAGACAAACTCATTCCCAGGATCGTGTCTCCAGGATTGAGTGATGAAAAATAAACTGCCATGTTTGCTTGAGAGCCGGCGTGGGGCTGCACGTTAACGTGTTCTGCTCCAAAAAGTTCTTTACAGCGTTCTTGTGCCAGAATTTCTGCCTTATCGACTACATGGCAGCCGCCGTAATAGCGTTTTCCAGGATATCCTTCTGCATATTTGTTCGTGAGAACCGATGCGGATGCTTCAAGAATAACTTTGGGAACATAGTTCTCTGAAGCGATTAAGTTGAGCGTTTGCTCTTCTCTTTTTGCCTCTTGGGTAACGACAGCAAAAA
It encodes the following:
- a CDS encoding FAD-dependent oxidoreductase yields the protein MSLVRSRIISILAVGLAVACATIFIWQRQQCTGPYSLCDSAKKENLVPVAIIGGGPAGLSASVYTARAQFRTVVFGGMEPGGELTGVKLIENWPGREGSTGAQLIDDLTKQAKHFGAMLVNQAITKVDFSQWPFVLTLDDGTIIHALAVIIASGGIARRLDIPGVEKYWGKGVGSCTICEAPFYKDKDVAVVGGGDTSGERALQLAAYAKNVYLIVRESRLQACATVQDYLKKAKNIHIYVNTKLEQISGDDDAVTSMVIREGKNETQQIPINGLYFAIGYIPNSALFKTKLAVDNQGFIKVEPQTQKTTMPGIFAAGNVAASDKEYGKASVASGSGVKAGMDTISFLEKIGFTQEQAEKTAPRFYQPPTMNDENTPNKKSVLSDYYAIESGQN
- a CDS encoding serine hydroxymethyltransferase, which gives rise to MEDKIQTAEHIKKTAKVRALSSVDSEIFAVVTQEAKREEQTLNLIASENYVPKVILEASASVLTNKYAEGYPGKRYYGGCHVVDKAEILAQERCKELFGAEHVNVQPHAGSQANMAVYFSSLNPGDTILGMSLSEGGHLTHGHHVNFSGKIFKSVSYTVNKETEQLDFQQIRALAHEHKPKLIIAGASAYSRTIDFEQFAQIAKEVNALFMADIAHIAGLIAAKLHPSPIESADFVTSTTHKTLRGPRGGLIMCKKQYATQVDKATMPGMQGGPLMHVIAAKAVAFKLALAPDFALYQQQIIKNAQALSKAFSELGYRIVSGGTDNHLMVLDLRSKNLNGKQAEQILDQVHIVLNRNCIPFDPQPALLTSGIRIGTPALTTRGMKEDDMHQVAQLIHDALEHHESMQHMNAIKKEVKKMCAQFPIY